A window of the Pungitius pungitius chromosome 3, fPunPun2.1, whole genome shotgun sequence genome harbors these coding sequences:
- the LOC119212495 gene encoding mucin-2-like isoform X2 — MIPYVECLGGEGAGPVVTSRCWNGGADEEQDELLPRKMAALKPKTEGSLRRRLLSAKIHQHHDAILGLSAGGACGLATPTGERKPPPPHNQSPGTSPWYRRQHPPPHSQPSLAPETHGKPNQLTPPPLQLPRSTYPVLPPRGRTGSCPPNPEPRPGYTLPGPSRFGEQEVPSQYQYRPSGRRRAGLFCFTSQRGRSCGPEATQATPLLHRAGEPDSKWSVHYTTQKPQRGLLFIPANDLQGQNSPGSSLSACSVLTQHCCSRPHSPPSPPPFPRRGWKDKSRRMSSAFSEEDEHFVLTNTQPLTPLLLNHAHSAACWEVFGSAGEPTANRDAEQLVDQEVEQKIPRLPTPEERMRKQAETVAADIVPINISGESFDRQASFRKVASNTDTLSRRPCNLNRHKTVTGILDDVIRDLDTPLESAVLPEQFSTVGQPAASSSSCTWERSLKVTEEGPSLVRRIRAPRSGGLSSLMASLTSGPPVDSSSELHGLVVASALTSEASFRTHSASSTCIQDLHGFPSDLQPMVALNPKARVIPQAPCSSSCSFPCSFPCSPTSSCLTTTPSRAPELEESHLSDRSQNEAYPSSSSYCLSSSIPQSQFSLQAPDDQIPPWQDPRDFQAGQNHQASSSLSVTSSSPVRWEGRSHSTSFPCSRSAGRRISLRKSTRPPPPPLRSDSLRRRPGRVKPPRSSSSCPRLERSPPNDPIMRYGLSPKTFHDPWVHRGNSKRRQSGFNCGTVTTFEPLIPDCQTDTAECPPLSPAQSQDHITMSLPSSPAHSHSHSPTPPGSDEEGIRFTPNPSPASSSVAELQRLTSPSSGYSTQSNTPTPGTPISSPLYPPSPRAFSPPPVYTSVCRTTSRGEGKPKPPVPLRKSSLVSPLSSSFSSTSSLSLSCTSLDSSSKRPLPPPLPQCSSPLPPVFSSHIRKCPPPAPPLPQASLPANSFTKLFASPLPSSSSHRPLPPPPPLPPSSLPLPPLPPPPPPSSFTPPYFLPSSLPLPPPPPPPCLSLRPPPPHFIPSSIPLPPSPSLSLPPSPPPPLPPSSRPPPPPYSYAIRQTSHSDLSSSTNFPPPLLPPVSELSALPLAELSPLPAPPPLPPVPYPPLNAPSSRCHPLITPQALQGIRLRSVKNCQGPHTSAMLTHTTQPRSAIANPGNASNASTVHAPPGREAFPDSAVLANVAFGSSKASPLIDNANAILASHCNYYSQTYSDNTQGFPASTALRRPSVPRPINDKTQSIGYDEPERMESIIYASLLSPEKKQKNSTTQHSSLQEQITAPVFVDAVLAEAMRKPGNADAAYWTFSGTSEQDGTLLLESREASIEWSDDSTSFSEMILSNGVSGTVRPVGLHPQEKPTLLRKPEQCVFGRGQRICGQITPSSPRLICQSRLPADSFCSPLTCPTCPPQHLVHTALPVNTTPDDISTRPPVSSPRRQKPPVLNKKPSLSPKTLKQLSGIPCLTDTARSTRTMGTLKYPGTPGTTETSSTLEGIGIYGSGGSLETSSTMGTMGIYGKRSEKNSTLGITDPWIINTIPHQEAEALLYTSLMRSLLAGDKDEKETVDERGMESPMMMTIISTRKKKAKRRRSSGRPLLMISSPRPSSSSSSTPTSSASSSGDEGDVNERTRWSTRTMARNPKSSRAVIGWSKSSPQKHLGTGGSLRDLQIHEEKETERGNKETEKSKEAGEDHMFESSPIQTTEDLFKVIHRSKRKMFGRRDSEENRHPTPSLTTPRPPLPRPTAAPRGQRSDKNESFKLLLLRKGSRWDSSSRKSAVERLCKLASSETPAVLQRATPTSMTSSMMSQMTLPASFPQSLLLPPLPPERHPDDGHL; from the exons ATGATTCCCTATGTGGAGTGTCTTggcggggagggggcggggcctgtcGTGACATCACGCTGCTGGAACGGCGGCGCCGACGAGGAGCAAGACGAGCTGCTTCCTCGCAAGATGGCTGCCCTGAAGCCGAAGACGGAGGGCAGCCTGCGCCGTCGCCTCCTCAGCGCCAAAATCCACCAGCACCACGACGCCATCCTGGGCCTGAGCGCGGGTGGTGCCTGCGGGCTGGCGACGCCCACTGGTGAGAGGAAGCCCCCGCCACCTCACAACCAAAGTCCAGGCACCAGCCCGTGGTACCGCCgccagcatccccccccccacagccaacCCTCTCTTGCCCCAGAGACTCATGGGAAACCAAAccagctaacccccccccctcttcagctGCCACGCTCAACCTACCCGGTGCTCCCCCCGAGGGGCCGGACAGGCTCCTGCCCCCCCAACCCAGAGCCCCGACCCGGCTACACTCTGCCCGGCCCGTCCCGCTTCGGGGAACAAGAGGTACCATCGCAGTACCAATATCGCCCCAGCGGGAGGCGCCGTGCCGGCCTCTTCTGCTTCACATCCCAACGTGGGCGGAGCTGTGGACCAGAGGCCACGCAGGCCACGCCCCTCCTACACAGAG CAGGCGAGCCGGACAGCAAGTGGTCTGTTCACTACACTACCCAGAAGCCCCAGCGGGGTCTGCTCTTCATCCCTGCTAACGACCTGCAAGGTCAGAACTCACCAGGGAGCAGCCTCTCAG CATGTAGCGTGCTGACTCAACACTGCTGCAGCCGACCACATAGCCCtccgagccccccccctttcccacgCAGAGGGTGGAAGGACAAAAGCAGGAGGATG tcctcagctttCTCCGAAGAAGACGAACACTTCGTCTTGACCAACACGCAACCTTTGACCCCCCTGTTACTGAACCACGCCCACAGCGCCGCGTGTTGGGAGGTCTTTGGCTCGGCTGGCGAGCCAACAGCCAATCGAGATGCGGAGCAACTAGTGGACCAGGAGGTGGAGCAAAAGATCCCACGGCTTCCAAcgccggaggagaggatgaggaagcAGGCGGAGACGGTTGCCGCGGATATTGTCCCGATCAATATATCAG GAGAAAGTTTTGATCGTCAGGCCAGTTTTAGAAAAGTGGCCTCCAACACCGACACGTTGTCCCGGCGACCCTGCAACCTGAACCGCCACAAGACGGTTACTGGCAtactggatgatgtcatccgcGACCTGG ACACGCCTTTGGAATCTGCGGTTCTTCCGGAACAGTTCTCCACTGTTGGTCAAcctgccgcctcctcctcctcctgcacctgggAGCGGAGTTTGAAGGTCACAGAGGAAGGGCCTTCATTAGTAAGGAGGATCCGAGCCCCCAGAAGTGGAGGGCTGTCCAGCCTCATGGCCTCGCTCACATCCGGCCCACCTGTCGACTCCTCCTCAGAGCTCCATGGCCTGGTGGTTGCCTCCGCTCTGACCTCCGAGGCCTCCTTCAGGACACACAGCGCCTCTTCAACCTGCATTCAG GATCTTCATGGTTTCCCCAGTGACCTCCAGCCCATGGTGGCCTTGAACCCCAAAGCCAGAGTCATTCCCCAGGCCCCTTGTTCCTCTTCTTGCTCCTTCCCCTGCTCCTTCCCTtgctcccccacctcctcctgcctcaCCACCACCCCCAGCCGAGCTCCTGAGTTGGAAGAGTCTCACCTCAGCGACAGGTCCCAGAATGAGGCTTATCCTAGTTCCTCCTCCTACTGCCTCTCCTCCTCAATCCCACAGTCTCAGTTTAGCCTCCAGGCTCCGGATGACCAAATCCCTCCCTGGCAGGACCCCAGAGACTTCCAGGCGGGTCAGAACCAccaggcctcctcctctctgagcgTAACCTCGTCTTCTCCCGTAAGATGGGAAGGCAGGAGTCACAGTACCTCCTTCCCTTGCTCCCGTTCAGCCGGCCGCAGGATCTCGCTACGCAAGTCTACCagaccgccgccgccaccgttGCGTTCAGACTCTCTGAGGCGCCGGCCAGGTCGTGTCAAACCTCCccgctcgtcctcctcctgtcccCGGCTTGAGCGAAGCCCCCCCAATGACCCCATCATGCGATATGGGCTGTCACCCAAGACCTTTCACGACCCCTGGGTGCATCGGGGGAACTCAAAACGACGCCAGAGCGGCTTCAACTGTGGTACTGTGACGACCTTTGAACCTCTTATCCCGGACTGCCAGACGGACACAGCTGAGTGTCCTCCACTAAGCCCCGCCCAGTCACAAGACCACATCACAATGTCTTTACCATCAAGCCCCGCCCACTCACATAGCCACTCTCCCACTCCTCCAGGCTCAGATGAGGAGGGGATTAGGTTCACCCCCAACCCCTCACCAGCATCCTCCTCAGTGGCTGAGCTTCAGCGCCTCACCTCGCCTTCCAGCGGCTACTCCACCCAGTCCAACACTCCCACTCCTGGCACTcccatctcctcccccctttaccccccctcccccagagccttctcccccccccctgtctacACCTCTGTGTGTAGGACAACGTCTAGGGGTGAAGGGAAGCCAAAGCCTCCAGTGCCTTTAAGGAAGTCCTCCCttgtctctcccctctcctcctcattttcctccacctcctccctatCCCTATCTTGCACCTCCTTAGACTCTTCTTCAAAACgtccgcttcctcctcctcttccacagtGTTCCTCTCCTTTGCCTCCAGTCTTCTCCTCCCACATTCGCAagtgtcctcctcctgctcctcctcttcctcaggcaAGCCTGCCTGCTAACTCCTTCACCAAACTCTttgcttctcctcttccttcatcttcctctcatCGTCCtctcccacctcccccaccgCTCCCACCCTCTTCCCTTCCTTtacctcctcttccacctcctcctcctccttcatcttttACACCTCCTTATTTCCTACCCTCATCCCTCCCGctacctcctccacctcctcctccatgtttaTCTCttcgtcctccacctcctcatttCATACCCTCATCTATCCCTCTACCTCCTTCTCCATCGTtatctcttcctccttctccacctcctcctctcccaccgtCTTCtcgccctccccctcctccctactCCTATGCCATTAGGCAGACTTCCCATTCTGATTTGTCTTCATCAACTAACTTCCCTCCACCTCTTCTACCTCCCGTTTCAGAACTCTCTGCACTGCCATTGGCTGAACTTTCACCCCTACCagcacctcctcccctccctcctgttcCTTACCCCCCTCTCAATGCTCCTTCCTCCCGCTGCCACCCTTTGATCACCCCCCAAGCTTTGCAGGGCATCAGGCTTCGCTCTGTAAAGAACTGCCAAGGCCCACACACTAGCGCCATGCTAACCCATACTACTCAGCCTCGGTCAGCTATTGCTAACCCAGGTAATGCTAGCAATGCTAGTACCGTCCATGCTCCACCAGGCAGAGAAGCTTTTCCAGATAGTGCTGTGTTGGCTAACGTTGCTTTTGGTAGTAGCAAAGCTAGTCCTTTAATAGATAATGCTAATGCTATCCTGGCATCCCATTGTAACTACTACAGCCAAACATATAGTGACAATACACAGGGCTTTCCAGCTAGCACCGCTCTTAGGAGGCCCTCTGTGCCCCGGCCAATCAATGACAAAACTCAATCTATTGGTTACGACGAACCAGAGAGGATGGAATCCATAATTTATGCTTCACTGTTAAGTCCCGAGAAAAAGCAGAAGAACTCAACGACCCAACATTCGTCTTTACAAGAGCAGATCACAGCTCCGGTGTTTGTCGATGCAGTACTAGCTGAGGCTATGAGGAAACCGGGAAACGCAGACGCTGCTTATTGGACCTTCTCTGGTACAAGTGAACAAGATGGGACTTTACTTCTGGAGAGCAGAGAGGCATCGATAGAGTGGAGCGATGATTCTACATCCTTCAGTGAGATGATCCTGAGTAATGGGGTTAGCGGGACAGTTCGCCCAGTTGGACTCCACCCCCAAGAGAAGCCCACGCTGCTAAGGAAGCCGGAGCAGTGCGTCTTTGGACGAGGACAGAGGATCTGTGGACAAATCACACCGTCTTCTCCTAGGCTCATCTGCCAATCACGGCTTCCCGCTGATTCCTTCTGCTCACCTTTGACCTGCCCCACTTGCCCGCCACAGCACCTGGTCCACACAGCCTTACCTGTCAACACAACACCTGATGACATCTCCACGCGCCCACCTGTCAGTTCTCCTCGCAGACAGAAGCCCCCGGTTCTTAACAAGAAGCCAAGTCTCTCACCCAAAACCCTCAAACAACTCTCTGGGATCCCGTGTTTAACGGACACCGCAAGGTCTACAAGAACCATGGGTACCTTAAAGTACCCTGGAACACCGGGAACCACAGAGACCAGTAGCACCCTGGAAGGCATAGGTATCTATGGGAGTGGTGGATCCTTAGAGACTAGTAGCACCATGGGGACCATGGGTATCTATGGTAAGCGCTCAGAGAAAAATAGCACCCTGGGAATCACAGACCCCTGGATTATCAACACAATTCCTCACCAGGAAGCAGAGGCTTTGCTCTACACAAGCTTGATGAGATCATTGCTGGCTGGAGACAAAGACGAGAAGGAGACAGTGGACGAGAGAGGGATGGAGTCACCAATGATGATGACGATAATATccaccaggaaaaaaaaggccaagaggaggaggagctcaggTAGGCCTCTGCTGATGATATCATCCCCaaggccttcctcctcctcgtcttccacACCCACCTCATCTGCATCCTCATctggagatgaaggagacgtGAATGAGAGAACCCGTTGGAGCACGAGGACGATGGCACGCAACCCCAAGAGCTCCCGTGCGGTGATCGGTTGGAGCAAGTCATCCCCCCAAAAACATCTGGGGACGGGGGGGTCGCTCCGAGACCTTCAGATCCACGAGGAAAAGGAGACAGAGCGAGGAAACAAGGAGACAGAGAAGAGCAAAGAGGCAGGAG AGGATCACATGTTCGAGTCCAGTCCAATACAAACCACCGAGGATCTGTTCAAGGTCATCCACAG ATCCAAGAGGAAGATGTTTGGAAGACGAGATTCAGAAGAAAACCGACATCCGACTCCCTCCCTCACCACCCCTCGGCCTCCTCTTCCCAGGCCTACCGCGGCtcccagaggtcaaaggtcagacaagAACGAGAGCTTCAAGCTCCTCTTGCTGAGGAAAGGGAGTCGGTGGGATTCGTCTTCTCGGAAATCAGCTGTTGAGCGACTTTGCAAACTTGCTTCTTCTGAGACTCCTGCTGTCCTCCAAAGGGCGACGCCCACATCGATGACGTCATCAATGATGTCACAGATGACGCTGCCGG CCTCGTTCCCTCAATCCCTCCTgctccccccgctgccgcctGAACGCCACCCCGATGATGGGCATCTGTGA
- the LOC119212495 gene encoding mucin-2-like isoform X3 — protein MIPYVECLGGEGAGPVVTSRCWNGGADEEQDELLPRKMAALKPKTEGSLRRRLLSAKIHQHHDAILGLSAGGACGLATPTGERKPPPPHNQSPGTSPWYRRQHPPPHSQPSLAPETHGKPNQLTPPPLQLPRSTYPVLPPRGRTGSCPPNPEPRPGYTLPGPSRFGEQEVPSQYQYRPSGRRRAGLFCFTSQRGRSCGPEATQATPLLHRAGEPDSKWSVHYTTQKPQRGLLFIPANDLQGQNSPGSSLSACSVLTQHCCSRPHSPPSPPPFPRRGWKDKSRRMSSAFSEEDEHFVLTNTQPLTPLLLNHAHSAACWEVFGSAGEPTANRDAEQLVDQEVEQKIPRLPTPEERMRKQAETVAADIVPINISGESFDRQASFRKVASNTDTLSRRPCNLNRHKTVTGILDDVIRDLDTPLESAVLPEQFSTVGQPAASSSSCTWERSLKVTEEGPSLVRRIRAPRSGGLSSLMASLTSGPPVDSSSELHGLVVASALTSEASFRTHSASSTCIQDLHGFPSDLQPMVALNPKARVIPQAPCSSSCSFPCSFPCSPTSSCLTTTPSRAPELEESHLSDRSQNEAYPSSSSYCLSSSIPQSQFSLQAPDDQIPPWQDPRDFQAGQNHQASSSLSVTSSSPVRWEGRSHSTSFPCSRSAGRRISLRKSTRPPPPPLRSDSLRRRPGRVKPPRSSSSCPRLERSPPNDPIMRYGLSPKTFHDPWVHRGNSKRRQSGFNCGTVTTFEPLIPDCQTDTAECPPLSPAQSQDHITMSLPSSPAHSHSHSPTPPGSDEEGIRFTPNPSPASSSVAELQRLTSPSSGYSTQSNTPTPGTPISSPLYPPSPRAFSPPPVYTSVCRTTSRGEGKPKPPVPLRKSSLVSPLSSSFSSTSSLSLSCTSLDSSSKRPLPPPLPQCSSPLPPVFSSHIRKCPPPAPPLPQASLPANSFTKLFASPLPSSSSHRPLPPPPPLPPSSLPLPPLPPPPPPSSFTPPYFLPSSLPLPPPPPPPCLSLRPPPPHFIPSSIPLPPSPSLSLPPSPPPPLPPSSRPPPPPYSYAIRQTSHSDLSSSTNFPPPLLPPVSELSALPLAELSPLPAPPPLPPVPYPPLNAPSSRCHPLITPQALQGIRLRSVKNCQGPHTSAMLTHTTQPRSAIANPGNASNASTVHAPPGREAFPDSAVLANVAFGSSKASPLIDNANAILASHCNYYSQTYSDNTQGFPASTALRRPSVPRPINDKTQSIGYDEPERMESIIYASLLSPEKKQKNSTTQHSSLQEQITAPVFVDAVLAEAMRKPGNADAAYWTFSGTSEQDGTLLLESREASIEWSDDSTSFSEMILSNGVSGTVRPVGLHPQEKPTLLRKPEQCVFGRGQRICGQITPSSPRLICQSRLPADSFCSPLTCPTCPPQHLVHTALPVNTTPDDISTRPPVSSPRRQKPPVLNKKPSLSPKTLKQLSGIPCLTDTARSTRTMGTLKYPGTPGTTETSSTLEGIGIYGSGGSLETSSTMGTMGIYGKRSEKNSTLGITDPWIINTIPHQEAEALLYTSLMRSLLAGDKDEKETVDERGMESPMMMTIISTRKKKAKRRRSSGRPLLMISSPRPSSSSSSTPTSSASSSGDEGDVNERTRWSTRTMARNPKSSRAVIGWSKSSPQKHLGTGGSLRDLQIHEEKETERGNKETEKSKEAGEDHMFESSPIQTTEDLFKVIHSSALWEGTA, from the exons ATGATTCCCTATGTGGAGTGTCTTggcggggagggggcggggcctgtcGTGACATCACGCTGCTGGAACGGCGGCGCCGACGAGGAGCAAGACGAGCTGCTTCCTCGCAAGATGGCTGCCCTGAAGCCGAAGACGGAGGGCAGCCTGCGCCGTCGCCTCCTCAGCGCCAAAATCCACCAGCACCACGACGCCATCCTGGGCCTGAGCGCGGGTGGTGCCTGCGGGCTGGCGACGCCCACTGGTGAGAGGAAGCCCCCGCCACCTCACAACCAAAGTCCAGGCACCAGCCCGTGGTACCGCCgccagcatccccccccccacagccaacCCTCTCTTGCCCCAGAGACTCATGGGAAACCAAAccagctaacccccccccctcttcagctGCCACGCTCAACCTACCCGGTGCTCCCCCCGAGGGGCCGGACAGGCTCCTGCCCCCCCAACCCAGAGCCCCGACCCGGCTACACTCTGCCCGGCCCGTCCCGCTTCGGGGAACAAGAGGTACCATCGCAGTACCAATATCGCCCCAGCGGGAGGCGCCGTGCCGGCCTCTTCTGCTTCACATCCCAACGTGGGCGGAGCTGTGGACCAGAGGCCACGCAGGCCACGCCCCTCCTACACAGAG CAGGCGAGCCGGACAGCAAGTGGTCTGTTCACTACACTACCCAGAAGCCCCAGCGGGGTCTGCTCTTCATCCCTGCTAACGACCTGCAAGGTCAGAACTCACCAGGGAGCAGCCTCTCAG CATGTAGCGTGCTGACTCAACACTGCTGCAGCCGACCACATAGCCCtccgagccccccccctttcccacgCAGAGGGTGGAAGGACAAAAGCAGGAGGATG tcctcagctttCTCCGAAGAAGACGAACACTTCGTCTTGACCAACACGCAACCTTTGACCCCCCTGTTACTGAACCACGCCCACAGCGCCGCGTGTTGGGAGGTCTTTGGCTCGGCTGGCGAGCCAACAGCCAATCGAGATGCGGAGCAACTAGTGGACCAGGAGGTGGAGCAAAAGATCCCACGGCTTCCAAcgccggaggagaggatgaggaagcAGGCGGAGACGGTTGCCGCGGATATTGTCCCGATCAATATATCAG GAGAAAGTTTTGATCGTCAGGCCAGTTTTAGAAAAGTGGCCTCCAACACCGACACGTTGTCCCGGCGACCCTGCAACCTGAACCGCCACAAGACGGTTACTGGCAtactggatgatgtcatccgcGACCTGG ACACGCCTTTGGAATCTGCGGTTCTTCCGGAACAGTTCTCCACTGTTGGTCAAcctgccgcctcctcctcctcctgcacctgggAGCGGAGTTTGAAGGTCACAGAGGAAGGGCCTTCATTAGTAAGGAGGATCCGAGCCCCCAGAAGTGGAGGGCTGTCCAGCCTCATGGCCTCGCTCACATCCGGCCCACCTGTCGACTCCTCCTCAGAGCTCCATGGCCTGGTGGTTGCCTCCGCTCTGACCTCCGAGGCCTCCTTCAGGACACACAGCGCCTCTTCAACCTGCATTCAG GATCTTCATGGTTTCCCCAGTGACCTCCAGCCCATGGTGGCCTTGAACCCCAAAGCCAGAGTCATTCCCCAGGCCCCTTGTTCCTCTTCTTGCTCCTTCCCCTGCTCCTTCCCTtgctcccccacctcctcctgcctcaCCACCACCCCCAGCCGAGCTCCTGAGTTGGAAGAGTCTCACCTCAGCGACAGGTCCCAGAATGAGGCTTATCCTAGTTCCTCCTCCTACTGCCTCTCCTCCTCAATCCCACAGTCTCAGTTTAGCCTCCAGGCTCCGGATGACCAAATCCCTCCCTGGCAGGACCCCAGAGACTTCCAGGCGGGTCAGAACCAccaggcctcctcctctctgagcgTAACCTCGTCTTCTCCCGTAAGATGGGAAGGCAGGAGTCACAGTACCTCCTTCCCTTGCTCCCGTTCAGCCGGCCGCAGGATCTCGCTACGCAAGTCTACCagaccgccgccgccaccgttGCGTTCAGACTCTCTGAGGCGCCGGCCAGGTCGTGTCAAACCTCCccgctcgtcctcctcctgtcccCGGCTTGAGCGAAGCCCCCCCAATGACCCCATCATGCGATATGGGCTGTCACCCAAGACCTTTCACGACCCCTGGGTGCATCGGGGGAACTCAAAACGACGCCAGAGCGGCTTCAACTGTGGTACTGTGACGACCTTTGAACCTCTTATCCCGGACTGCCAGACGGACACAGCTGAGTGTCCTCCACTAAGCCCCGCCCAGTCACAAGACCACATCACAATGTCTTTACCATCAAGCCCCGCCCACTCACATAGCCACTCTCCCACTCCTCCAGGCTCAGATGAGGAGGGGATTAGGTTCACCCCCAACCCCTCACCAGCATCCTCCTCAGTGGCTGAGCTTCAGCGCCTCACCTCGCCTTCCAGCGGCTACTCCACCCAGTCCAACACTCCCACTCCTGGCACTcccatctcctcccccctttaccccccctcccccagagccttctcccccccccctgtctacACCTCTGTGTGTAGGACAACGTCTAGGGGTGAAGGGAAGCCAAAGCCTCCAGTGCCTTTAAGGAAGTCCTCCCttgtctctcccctctcctcctcattttcctccacctcctccctatCCCTATCTTGCACCTCCTTAGACTCTTCTTCAAAACgtccgcttcctcctcctcttccacagtGTTCCTCTCCTTTGCCTCCAGTCTTCTCCTCCCACATTCGCAagtgtcctcctcctgctcctcctcttcctcaggcaAGCCTGCCTGCTAACTCCTTCACCAAACTCTttgcttctcctcttccttcatcttcctctcatCGTCCtctcccacctcccccaccgCTCCCACCCTCTTCCCTTCCTTtacctcctcttccacctcctcctcctccttcatcttttACACCTCCTTATTTCCTACCCTCATCCCTCCCGctacctcctccacctcctcctccatgtttaTCTCttcgtcctccacctcctcatttCATACCCTCATCTATCCCTCTACCTCCTTCTCCATCGTtatctcttcctccttctccacctcctcctctcccaccgtCTTCtcgccctccccctcctccctactCCTATGCCATTAGGCAGACTTCCCATTCTGATTTGTCTTCATCAACTAACTTCCCTCCACCTCTTCTACCTCCCGTTTCAGAACTCTCTGCACTGCCATTGGCTGAACTTTCACCCCTACCagcacctcctcccctccctcctgttcCTTACCCCCCTCTCAATGCTCCTTCCTCCCGCTGCCACCCTTTGATCACCCCCCAAGCTTTGCAGGGCATCAGGCTTCGCTCTGTAAAGAACTGCCAAGGCCCACACACTAGCGCCATGCTAACCCATACTACTCAGCCTCGGTCAGCTATTGCTAACCCAGGTAATGCTAGCAATGCTAGTACCGTCCATGCTCCACCAGGCAGAGAAGCTTTTCCAGATAGTGCTGTGTTGGCTAACGTTGCTTTTGGTAGTAGCAAAGCTAGTCCTTTAATAGATAATGCTAATGCTATCCTGGCATCCCATTGTAACTACTACAGCCAAACATATAGTGACAATACACAGGGCTTTCCAGCTAGCACCGCTCTTAGGAGGCCCTCTGTGCCCCGGCCAATCAATGACAAAACTCAATCTATTGGTTACGACGAACCAGAGAGGATGGAATCCATAATTTATGCTTCACTGTTAAGTCCCGAGAAAAAGCAGAAGAACTCAACGACCCAACATTCGTCTTTACAAGAGCAGATCACAGCTCCGGTGTTTGTCGATGCAGTACTAGCTGAGGCTATGAGGAAACCGGGAAACGCAGACGCTGCTTATTGGACCTTCTCTGGTACAAGTGAACAAGATGGGACTTTACTTCTGGAGAGCAGAGAGGCATCGATAGAGTGGAGCGATGATTCTACATCCTTCAGTGAGATGATCCTGAGTAATGGGGTTAGCGGGACAGTTCGCCCAGTTGGACTCCACCCCCAAGAGAAGCCCACGCTGCTAAGGAAGCCGGAGCAGTGCGTCTTTGGACGAGGACAGAGGATCTGTGGACAAATCACACCGTCTTCTCCTAGGCTCATCTGCCAATCACGGCTTCCCGCTGATTCCTTCTGCTCACCTTTGACCTGCCCCACTTGCCCGCCACAGCACCTGGTCCACACAGCCTTACCTGTCAACACAACACCTGATGACATCTCCACGCGCCCACCTGTCAGTTCTCCTCGCAGACAGAAGCCCCCGGTTCTTAACAAGAAGCCAAGTCTCTCACCCAAAACCCTCAAACAACTCTCTGGGATCCCGTGTTTAACGGACACCGCAAGGTCTACAAGAACCATGGGTACCTTAAAGTACCCTGGAACACCGGGAACCACAGAGACCAGTAGCACCCTGGAAGGCATAGGTATCTATGGGAGTGGTGGATCCTTAGAGACTAGTAGCACCATGGGGACCATGGGTATCTATGGTAAGCGCTCAGAGAAAAATAGCACCCTGGGAATCACAGACCCCTGGATTATCAACACAATTCCTCACCAGGAAGCAGAGGCTTTGCTCTACACAAGCTTGATGAGATCATTGCTGGCTGGAGACAAAGACGAGAAGGAGACAGTGGACGAGAGAGGGATGGAGTCACCAATGATGATGACGATAATATccaccaggaaaaaaaaggccaagaggaggaggagctcaggTAGGCCTCTGCTGATGATATCATCCCCaaggccttcctcctcctcgtcttccacACCCACCTCATCTGCATCCTCATctggagatgaaggagacgtGAATGAGAGAACCCGTTGGAGCACGAGGACGATGGCACGCAACCCCAAGAGCTCCCGTGCGGTGATCGGTTGGAGCAAGTCATCCCCCCAAAAACATCTGGGGACGGGGGGGTCGCTCCGAGACCTTCAGATCCACGAGGAAAAGGAGACAGAGCGAGGAAACAAGGAGACAGAGAAGAGCAAAGAGGCAGGAG AGGATCACATGTTCGAGTCCAGTCCAATACAAACCACCGAGGATCTGTTCAAGGTCATCCACAG cagtgcattgtgggagggcACAGCGTGA